A segment of the Desulfitobacterium dehalogenans ATCC 51507 genome:
ACGTGTTAAATCCCTTTTGCACAAACTTCAGAATGATGAGAGATATCCCAAACATGAATAGAATTTCATAGATTTCCGACAGCAAATTGAAACCTAGGATTTCATTTAAAGCATTTTCTGCATAGAAAGCGATTGGTACTAGATTCATTAGTAATAAATCCATATAATTTAAAAGGCCTGTTAATAAAGCCTCAATCAAAACCATTAAAAGATCAACCAAAGCATTCCCTCCCTCCCTTAGGCTTATAAGGAGAATTCCTTATAAGCCTAAGAAATTGAATCTCAAGAATCCAAACGGTTTAAACATAATAAGATGTAACGACGTTAATGATAACACTTACAAGCTCCACGCCGACAACAGATACCAGCGCCACAAAAACACGTTTATTCCACTGCTTCTGGTCCATTTCGTCTGCAGCGCTACGCCGAATCAAAAAGTATGCTATTACCAGTGCACCAATTATCGGGGCAGCGATCATGAGCGCTGTCGTACCATCGTTTAACATCTTAATCGTGCCGGTAAAAATTTTGCTCTCCTGGATTGTCTCAGCAAAAACCATATCCGGAACCAACAAAAAAACAGCCATTAGAATGGCTGCTAACAATAACGACTTTCTATATTCTTTTATCATCTTACATATCCACCTCTCAAAATCATTTCTCATTGAGAAATTCTTTCATTTCTTGTGCAACAGAAGGAGCACATAAATATTGGTATTGCTTCCAAATGCCCCAAAGTTCAATGTCATTCATTTTCGTAATACGCTGTGGCCTTAGATTTTCACGCCTTTCTCTTAATAACCTGTTATGCTCTTTGTCCCCCATGCCAAACATTTTATTGAAAATAGTCTGTGATATGTCCGGAGCAAACATAATGGCCGGATAGCCACGGGATGTAACCAAACTGTACGGACGATTTATCCGCCTAACTTCGTCCGGAGTCAATAGAGGTCGGCTCATCAAACTCATACTTTCCGATGTAGAGGGAGATGAGTAACGCCCACTAGAAGAACTGATTGAGTACGAAGATACCGTGTACGGTCCAAGTTTTTCTGATATTTCTTTAAGGGTTTCAGGATTATCTGCCTGAAGATAGATCCATTTTTCGCAGTTGTCCCGTAGAATTTTTGCGACTTCTTTGCCATATTTCTCGTCAAGCTGAGCAAAAGATTGTACAAACAAAGAATACCGGATTCCACGTCCCCCACCGGCTGTAAGTGAACTATCTAAAGCCGGCATTTTGACGAAGTTCCCGAATTCTTCAAGAATAAAGTTGACCCGCCTTTCCAGCCTCCCTCCTCTTGCATCCGCAGTCCTTACCAATTCCTCATAGATTTGTGAAGCCATCAAACTAGCCAAGGAATAATAGGTTTTCTTTTCATCCGGAAGGATGATAAATACTGCGGTTTTTTTACGCCCTATTTCGGCCGGATCAAAATCCTGTCCAGAGGTCAAAGAATAAATCATAGGGTTAGTAAAAAGTTTAAGTGTCGCCAAAGCAGCCGTATAGAAACTTCCACGAGTTCTTGTAGGAGCTACTTCAGAAATTGCTAACAACCCTTTTGAAGGATGATTATCCGGCAATCTCTTAACATACTCAACGATTGGCATCTTGCTGTTGATTGTTTTACACATTTCAGCGATAAAATAATAGACATTCGTCATGTTTCGGTATTTATGCCGTTCCGGATCGCGGTTGTCATAGACTACCGCCATAATTGCGCTAGCAATCGTTGAGGCTTCCCCATCATTCCAGATGCGCTCTCCTTTCGCTTCACCAACAAGATTGGCTGTCATATCCCATGTTGCATCAATCGCTGCAGCAAGATCATCATTATCTACCCCATCACAAATCCTCTTCAAAAAACTATAATGATGACTCTTAAGAGGATTCTTAAAGTCTACCGCATAAACTTCATACCCCAGACTTCGTAAATACGGAGCTGTATAGCTATAGAGTTCACCTTTGGGATCACTTAAGATCATACTTTCACCGGATAGCCCTATAAACCCAATAGATATCAAGATAACTGTGCGTGATTTGCCTGATCTCGTAGCACCAATACAGAGAGTGTGGATATCTTCTTTAACATAAGTGATAGACAGTGTGTTTCCCTTCCTCTGTACACTGAGGACAATTCCACCTTCGGAAATATTAAGTGCTAAAGCTGTGCTCAAATGATTTTATCCTCCTTTCCTCTCTTAATAAGCTCACTAATAATGGGGTCTTTCAGCGGTATGGATGCTACTCCAAACGTTTCCGTTTTTTCCTTTTCCGTCATCCACCGGGCAGAACCATGTTGTTTTTGTCCTGCAGCCACAGGCGTTTCTATTGCTGGTGTTACCTGCATCATACGGCTCTGGTACGGTTTATTGGTACTGACAATTAGGAATACCGCAAAAAGCAAAATAAACCCTTCGAAGCATAAAAAAAGCATCAGATGAGATTTCACCGATGCTATGCTTTCTATGCAACTCATAAACGATGGGAAACCAGAATCCATGAACCGCAAAGACTTCGTTTTCAAAAGCAAATGCAGTAACGTCGAT
Coding sequences within it:
- a CDS encoding VirD4-like conjugal transfer protein, CD1115 family; the encoded protein is MSTALALNISEGGIVLSVQRKGNTLSITYVKEDIHTLCIGATRSGKSRTVILISIGFIGLSGESMILSDPKGELYSYTAPYLRSLGYEVYAVDFKNPLKSHHYSFLKRICDGVDNDDLAAAIDATWDMTANLVGEAKGERIWNDGEASTIASAIMAVVYDNRDPERHKYRNMTNVYYFIAEMCKTINSKMPIVEYVKRLPDNHPSKGLLAISEVAPTRTRGSFYTAALATLKLFTNPMIYSLTSGQDFDPAEIGRKKTAVFIILPDEKKTYYSLASLMASQIYEELVRTADARGGRLERRVNFILEEFGNFVKMPALDSSLTAGGGRGIRYSLFVQSFAQLDEKYGKEVAKILRDNCEKWIYLQADNPETLKEISEKLGPYTVSSYSISSSSGRYSSPSTSESMSLMSRPLLTPDEVRRINRPYSLVTSRGYPAIMFAPDISQTIFNKMFGMGDKEHNRLLRERRENLRPQRITKMNDIELWGIWKQYQYLCAPSVAQEMKEFLNEK
- a CDS encoding Mbov_0395 family pilin-like conjugal transfer protein; the encoded protein is MIKEYRKSLLLAAILMAVFLLVPDMVFAETIQESKIFTGTIKMLNDGTTALMIAAPIIGALVIAYFLIRRSAADEMDQKQWNKRVFVALVSVVGVELVSVIINVVTSYYV